A single genomic interval of Vicugna pacos chromosome 34, VicPac4, whole genome shotgun sequence harbors:
- the BCL2L13 gene encoding bcl-2-like protein 13 isoform X1 codes for MASSAAVPLGFHYETKYVVLSYLGLHSQERLPEQQLSSPQGVQQDIASQSLDQEVLLKVKTEIEEELKSLDKEISEAFTSTGFDRHTSPVFSPANPESSVEDCLAHLGEKARQELGASLQGAMQLLLSRPVTYQAFRECTVETAVHASGWNKILVPLILLRQMLLELTRRGQEPLSALLQFGVTYLEDHAAEYIIQQGGWGTVFNLESEEEEEPPASVAEDSNDIYILPSDGSAHVSPPESPAATASWQAESLPVSLSASQSWHTESLPVSLGPESWQQVTMDPEEVKSLDSNGVGERSENNSSNSDIVHVEKEEVPEAGEGAGGPGGEGAAGGGASPATSLFVELGEEEVDAAAGPAAPEQEGVPAPHGGEGLPPGEAGPGPAGKEKAGLLPEGKSLLLFGGAAAVAFLAVAVGVVLALRKK; via the exons GGGTTCAACAAGATATAGCTTCACAATCTCTGGATCAAGAAGttttattaaaagttaaaacTGAAATTGAAGAAGAGCTAAAATCCTTGGACAAAGAAATTTCTGAAg CCTTCACCAGCACGGGCTTCGACCGCCACACCTCTCCAGTGTTCAGCCCTGCGAATCCCGAGAGCTCCGTGGAGGACTGCCTGGCTCACCTGGGGGAGAAGGCGCGGCAGGAGCTCGGGGCGTCTCTGCAGGGCGCGATGCAGCTGCTCCTCAGCCG GCCAGTGACATATCAGGCATTTCGGGAGTGTACAGTGGAGACCGCAGTTCATGCCAGCGGCTGGAACAAG ATTTTGGTGCCTCTGATTTTGCTGCGACAAATGCTTTTGGAGTTGACGAGACGTGGTCAGGAGCCTCTGAGTGCTTTGCTGCAGTTCGGTGTGACGTACCTGGAGGACCACGCAGCGGAGTACATCATCCAGCAGGGCGGCTGG GGTACCGTCTTTAACCTGGagtcggaggaggaggaggagccaccGGCAAGTGTGGCGGAAGACAGCAACGACATTTACATCCTGCCCAGCGATGGCTCCGCACACGTCAGTCCTCCCGAGTCCCCGGCGGCCACCGCCTCGTGGCAGGCGGAGAGCCTGCCGGTGTCCCTGTCGGCCAGCCAGAGCTGGCACACGGAGAGCCTGCCGGTGTCGCTGGGGCCTGAGTCCTGGCAGCAGGTCACAATGGACCCTGAAGAAGTGAAAAGCTTAGACAGCAACGGGGTCGGCGAGCGGAGCGAGAACAACTCCTCCAACTCTGACATCGTGCacgtggagaaggaggaggtgcccgaggccggggagggggctggggggcctggtggggagggggcggcagGAGGGGGCGCCAGCCCTGCGACGTCGCTGTTCGTGGAACTCGGTGAAGAAGAGGTGGACGCAGCCGCGGGACCTGCTGCCCCAGAGCAGGAGGGGGTCCCCGCGCCGcatggaggggaggggctgccccCGGGAGAGGCAGGGCCCGGCCCTGCCGGCAAGGAGAAGGCTGGCCTGCTGCCCGAGGGCAAGTCCCTCCTGCTCTTCGGAGGGGCTGCTGCAGTTGCCTTTCTGGCGGTGGCCGTCGGGGTGGTACTGGCTCTGAGAAAGAAATAG